The following coding sequences lie in one Rutidosis leptorrhynchoides isolate AG116_Rl617_1_P2 chromosome 4, CSIRO_AGI_Rlap_v1, whole genome shotgun sequence genomic window:
- the LOC139841884 gene encoding F-box protein At5g07610-like — translation MSMTTSSAELVSHDDILTQILLRLPIRSIVRFKCVSNHWRHLLSSPRFALLHRNFNANRMIPSGLFIRRNICFSSNFWEEEETYYVFVSLDPEKPVQPPFKSLDYMKSFDRMQDLFPSTRAGMIKVMQSSNGLLLIRTQTEDNYYYYVYNPTINQCTAVPEFDRDDRFDSVVCGMTLVFDPLKSPHYKLVCLRTYLNLVSGLIEVYSSETKSWVSSVKHVPKTDCRLYFQSIAGVYWNGAIHWACRNWIIYLKINESRNGIISLPVPPYKFDQPWWRSYPPLVESRDSLMLFDTFRSRGDDVDVYTLNTDYSGWSKKYHVNIVSDFATSVGEYLGSSYVIHSFFPGVRDDDAFLVIETPSKAVIRYNFVSNTFQKLCDLDSST, via the coding sequence AATTTTACTCAGATTACCTATTCGTTCAATTGTTCGATTCAAATGCGTATCTAATCATTGGCGGCATCTCCTCTCAAGTCCTCGTTTCGCTCTTCTTCATCGAAATTTTAATGCTAATCGTATGATCCCATCAGGTTTATTTATACGAAGGAATATTTGTTTTAGTAGTAATTTTTGGGAAGAAGAAGAGACTTATTATGTTTTTGTTTCGTTGGATCCTGAAAAGCCTGTCCAACCTCCTTTTAAATCGTTAGATTATATGAAGTCCTTTGATCGTATGCAGGATTTGTTTCCATCCACACGTGCAGGTATGATTAAAGTTATGCAATCTTCGAATGGGTTATTGCTTATACGCACCCAGACagaggataattattattattatgtttacaatCCAACCATTAATCAATGCACGGCTGTTCCAGAATTTGATAGGGATGACCGCTTTGATAGTGTAGTTTGCGGTATGACTTTAGTTTTTGATCCACTTAAATCTCCTCATTATAAACTTGTATGCCTTCGCACGTATTTAaatcttgtttctggacttatagaGGTTTACTCATCCGAAACTAAGAGTTGGGTGTCTTCTGTGAAACACGTTCCAAAGACTGACTGCAGGCTGTATTTCCAGAGTATAGCTGGAGTGTATTGGAACGGTGCAATTCATTGGGCATGTCGTAACTGGATTATTTATCTTAAGATCAATGAAAGTCGAAACGGTATAATTTCTTTACCTGTACCGCCGTATAAGTTTGATCAACCATGGTGGCGTTCTTATCCGCCTCTGGTTGAATCTCGTGATTCTTTAATGTTATTCGATACTTTTCGTTCCCGTGGTGATGATGTTGatgtttatacattgaacacaGACTACTCTGGCTGGTCCAAAAAATATCATGTCAACATTGTTTCTGATTTTGCAACTTCTGTAGGGGAGTATCTAGGTTCTTCATATGTAATACATAGTTTCTTTCCAGGAGTAAGAGATGATGACGCATTTTTGGTGATAGAAACTCCTTCGAAGGCTGTTATAAGATACAATTTTGTGTCCAACACTTTTCAAAAGCTTTGTGATCTTGACTCATCTACTTGA